Proteins co-encoded in one Arachis hypogaea cultivar Tifrunner chromosome 13, arahy.Tifrunner.gnm2.J5K5, whole genome shotgun sequence genomic window:
- the LOC112734595 gene encoding F-box protein CPR1-like, with protein MVRIILSNNYTDNSWETIVEVYRFGESSWRNIDSFSAFLLAIEDDGMYIGGTLNWLALRNMQGAVYDSGAVTLDMLVIFSLELKSETYKQILLPNGIDELPSHKPSLNVWGNCLYLSHDYKRTHFIVWQMKEFGDENSWTQLLKISFQHINVELLLPLFIRENGDIFVLRVSNGDISKIVLYDQRINSVDHIILDQSHFPVTNDYVESLV; from the coding sequence ATGGTAAGAATAATATTAAGTAACAACTATACCGATAATTCTTGGGAAACAATTGTGGAAGTTTATAGGTTCGGTGAGAGTTCTTGGAGGAACATCGATAGTTTTTCTGCCTTTCTACTTGCTATTGAAGATGATGGCATGTACATCGGTGGCACTCTTAATTGGCTTGCACTCCGGAACATGCAGGGTGCTGTTTATGATTCGGGTGCTGTTACACTTGATATGTTAGTGATTTTTTCGCTTGAGCTGAAATCGGAGACATATAAACAGATTCTGCTGCCTAATGGTATTGATGAGCTCCCCAGTCATAAGCCAAGTCTAAATGTTTGGGGAAATTGTCTGTATCTTTCTCATGATTACAAGAGAACTCATTTTATTGTGTGGCAAATGAAGGAGTTTGGAGATGAAAACTCTTGGACTCAATTGTTAAAGATTAGTTTTCAGCATATCAATGTTGAGCTGCTGTTGCCTTTGTTTATACGTGAGAATGGAGATATCTTTGTGCTTAGAGTGAGTAACGGGGACATTTCTAAGATAGTTTTATATGACCAGAGAATTAATAGTGTTGACCATATTATCTTGGATCAAAGTCATTTTCCCGTTACCAATGATTATGTTGAGAGCCTGGTTTAG